A genome region from Syntrophaceae bacterium includes the following:
- the pilO gene encoding type 4a pilus biogenesis protein PilO: protein MALSVDDLKKMPVRQKVLAMFVLFILLGFAYYSLYYQNAMQQEEQLQVRLADLQRELTQKQKLMEEKLKFEREIAQLQEQLKVAMAKLPEQKEIPGLLISMSEAENIGGVEFQLFEPLAPVEKEFYAELPVKISLTGVYHDTATFFEKVAKLPRIVNVSDISMERREGTKDANGAKGPTLATSFLIKTYMFVEKPVEGSKKADGTDKKAAQKK from the coding sequence ATGGCACTGAGCGTAGACGATCTCAAGAAAATGCCCGTCCGGCAGAAGGTCCTGGCGATGTTCGTGCTCTTCATCCTGCTGGGATTCGCCTATTACTCGCTGTACTATCAAAACGCCATGCAGCAGGAGGAGCAGCTCCAGGTGCGGCTCGCGGACCTGCAGAGGGAACTCACCCAGAAGCAGAAGCTCATGGAGGAGAAACTCAAGTTCGAGCGGGAGATCGCTCAGCTGCAGGAGCAGCTCAAGGTGGCCATGGCGAAACTGCCCGAGCAGAAAGAGATCCCGGGCCTGCTGATCTCCATGTCGGAGGCCGAGAACATCGGGGGCGTGGAGTTCCAGCTCTTCGAGCCCCTGGCCCCCGTCGAAAAGGAGTTCTACGCCGAGCTGCCCGTGAAGATTTCGCTCACCGGGGTCTATCACGACACGGCCACGTTCTTCGAGAAGGTGGCGAAGCTGCCCCGCATCGTCAACGTCTCGGACATCTCCATGGAGCGGCGCGAGGGGACGAAGGACGCCAACGGCGCCAAGGGCCCCACCCTGGCGACGAGTTTCCTGATCAAGACCTACATGTTTGTCGAAAAGCCCGTTGAAGGGAGCAAGAAGGCGGATGGAACGGACAAGAAAGCAGCGCAGAAAAAGTAA
- a CDS encoding insulinase family protein, giving the protein MPWVQTYRKTVLSNGIKVITEEIRHVRSVSIGAWVRCGSRHEDERINGTAHFIEHMLFKGTARRSAFDIASDIDSVGGVMNAFTGKELTAFYVKVPDYHLPLAIDLLADIFNNSLFGPDDIEKEKSVVLQEISMVEDTPDEYIHDLFEKHFWEGHSLGMPVLGTRDSVDAFDRGEVLTFFEERYRGDNLVIAAVGNLEHEKLVDLVAKLFGTLPALRQQPADEPPRTTARLSCFEKDLEQLHLVVGTPAPATLDNTRFAGILMNSVFGGSMSSRLFQEIREKRGLAYAVRSYIVSYRDTGMLNVYVGTSKDKTREVIDIILAEMRRMKTEPFSDKELQSAKELIKGNLLLSMESTDNRMQKLATNEIYFGRNVPPEEIVGRIEAVSAEDILSLCAQMFTRDNLSMVFLGDMTEAEMPADNIEL; this is encoded by the coding sequence ATGCCCTGGGTGCAGACGTACCGAAAAACGGTCCTTTCTAACGGGATCAAGGTCATCACGGAGGAAATCCGCCACGTCCGCTCCGTCTCGATCGGCGCATGGGTCCGCTGCGGCTCGCGTCACGAGGACGAGCGGATCAACGGGACGGCCCACTTCATCGAGCACATGCTCTTCAAGGGGACGGCCCGGCGCTCGGCCTTCGACATCGCCTCCGACATCGACTCCGTCGGGGGCGTGATGAACGCCTTCACGGGGAAGGAGCTGACGGCCTTCTACGTCAAGGTGCCCGACTACCACCTCCCCCTGGCCATCGACCTGCTGGCGGACATCTTCAACAACTCCCTGTTCGGGCCCGACGACATCGAGAAGGAAAAGTCGGTGGTCCTCCAGGAGATCAGCATGGTGGAGGACACGCCCGACGAGTACATCCACGACCTCTTCGAGAAGCACTTCTGGGAGGGGCATTCCCTGGGCATGCCCGTTCTCGGGACGAGGGACTCCGTCGACGCCTTCGACCGGGGCGAGGTCCTGACCTTCTTCGAGGAGCGCTACCGGGGGGACAACCTGGTCATCGCCGCCGTGGGGAACCTGGAACACGAGAAGCTGGTCGACCTCGTCGCGAAGCTCTTCGGCACGCTGCCCGCCCTGCGGCAGCAGCCTGCCGACGAGCCGCCGCGCACCACGGCGCGCCTGTCCTGCTTCGAGAAGGACCTCGAGCAGCTCCACCTCGTCGTGGGCACGCCGGCCCCGGCGACGCTCGACAACACCCGGTTCGCGGGGATCCTGATGAACTCCGTCTTCGGCGGGTCCATGAGCTCCCGGCTCTTCCAGGAGATCCGCGAGAAGCGTGGCCTCGCCTACGCCGTGCGCTCCTACATCGTTTCCTATCGGGACACGGGCATGCTCAACGTCTACGTCGGGACCTCGAAGGACAAGACGCGGGAGGTCATCGACATCATCCTCGCCGAGATGCGGCGCATGAAGACCGAGCCGTTCTCGGACAAGGAGCTGCAGTCGGCCAAGGAGCTCATCAAGGGCAACCTGCTGCTGAGCATGGAGAGCACCGACAACCGGATGCAGAAGCTCGCGACCAACGAGATCTACTTCGGCCGCAACGTGCCGCCCGAGGAGATCGTCGGCCGGATCGAGGCCGTGAGCGCCGAGGACATCCTGTCCCTCTGTGCGCAGATGTTCACGCGGGACAACCTGTCCATGGTTTTCCTCGGCGACATGACCGAGGCCGAAATGCCCGCGGACAACATCGAACTCTAA
- a CDS encoding septum formation initiator family protein yields the protein MKAGRVLLLFLILTGSAILFGSRGVLDNHRLNQKLLDLRHGNEELAAKNDALKKEILLLRNDLRYIEKVARDELGMVKPSDRVYRRVE from the coding sequence ATGAAGGCGGGCAGAGTGCTTCTGCTGTTCCTGATCCTCACGGGGTCGGCCATCCTCTTCGGCAGCCGGGGGGTCCTCGACAATCACCGCCTCAACCAGAAGCTTCTCGATCTGCGACATGGCAACGAGGAGCTCGCTGCGAAGAACGACGCCCTGAAAAAGGAAATCCTCCTTCTCCGCAACGACCTGCGATACATCGAGAAGGTGGCCCGCGACGAGCTCGGCATGGTGAAGCCGAGCGACCGGGTCTACCGGCGCGTGGAGTGA
- the pilM gene encoding type IV pilus assembly protein PilM: MFKLNGLFSSKKQIAGLDIGSSSVKLAEIAEGPDGYVLQNFASIPLAKGIIADGIIANPNALAERIKELLKISRCKARTVVTSLSGYSVIAKKIGFPSMDEESLRELISDEIEKYLPFGDMKDVNFDFQILGSSDMSPGQMEVFLVAAKKDVVQSYVDTLKKAGLDVAIMDVDSFALETMYEENYDYGHEDVCILVNIGASMTNINVVKGGASIFIRDFPLGGTSITETLQDKTGVSFEEAERMKLEKAASGDEQSRDELLACADPLLLEIERSVDYFRSTYPGRYIKQILLCGGTARMPGIADALVQRLNVEVEIANPFRKVSADKKSFSAEDLKEIGPQASVGVGLAMRRIGDK; encoded by the coding sequence ATGTTCAAACTCAACGGCCTGTTTTCCAGCAAGAAGCAGATTGCGGGGCTCGACATCGGATCCAGTTCCGTGAAGCTCGCCGAGATCGCCGAGGGACCCGACGGCTACGTGCTGCAGAATTTCGCCAGCATTCCCCTCGCGAAGGGCATCATCGCCGATGGCATCATCGCCAACCCCAATGCCCTGGCCGAGCGCATCAAGGAACTCCTCAAGATCTCCCGCTGCAAGGCCCGCACCGTCGTCACCTCCCTCTCCGGATACTCCGTCATCGCCAAGAAGATCGGCTTCCCCTCCATGGACGAGGAGTCGCTGCGCGAGCTGATCAGCGACGAGATCGAGAAGTACCTTCCCTTCGGCGACATGAAGGACGTCAACTTCGACTTCCAGATCTTGGGGTCCAGCGACATGAGCCCGGGCCAGATGGAGGTCTTCCTCGTGGCCGCCAAGAAGGACGTCGTGCAGAGCTACGTGGACACGCTGAAGAAGGCGGGGCTCGATGTGGCCATCATGGACGTGGACTCCTTCGCCCTCGAGACGATGTACGAGGAGAATTACGATTACGGGCACGAGGACGTCTGCATCCTCGTCAACATCGGGGCCAGCATGACGAACATCAACGTGGTCAAGGGGGGCGCCTCCATCTTCATCCGCGATTTCCCGCTGGGCGGCACCTCGATCACGGAAACCCTCCAGGACAAGACAGGGGTCTCCTTCGAGGAAGCCGAGCGCATGAAGCTCGAGAAGGCCGCATCGGGCGACGAGCAGAGCCGGGATGAGCTTCTCGCCTGCGCCGATCCCCTGCTGCTGGAGATCGAGCGCTCCGTCGATTACTTCCGGTCGACCTACCCGGGCAGGTACATCAAGCAGATCCTGCTCTGCGGCGGGACGGCCCGGATGCCCGGGATCGCAGACGCGCTCGTGCAGCGGCTCAACGTGGAGGTCGAGATCGCCAATCCGTTCCGCAAGGTTTCGGCCGACAAGAAATCGTTTTCCGCCGAGGACCTGAAAGAAATCGGGCCGCAGGCCTCAGTCGGTGTCGGGCTCGCCATGAGGAGGATCGGGGACAAATGA
- a CDS encoding PilN domain-containing protein: MIKVNLLPYREKKKEVQSKNQVVILGALGAVFAVLLVGFHVFTVMKLNELEAEVQGTEQRLQQLKSNIGDINQYKKAKEILEKRLHIISYLEKNRFAKVYFLDELTAMVPANQVWVKSMKETEADVKIDGFARDNVAIAKFMRNLEKSKHLTTVDLVSSKQTEIAGNKLKQFTLSCGLKKGF, translated from the coding sequence ATGATCAAGGTCAACCTGCTTCCCTACAGGGAAAAGAAAAAGGAAGTCCAGTCGAAGAACCAGGTCGTCATCCTCGGTGCCCTGGGGGCCGTCTTCGCGGTGCTGCTCGTCGGGTTCCACGTCTTCACCGTGATGAAGCTCAACGAGCTCGAGGCCGAGGTGCAAGGCACCGAGCAGAGGCTCCAGCAGCTCAAGTCGAACATCGGCGACATCAACCAGTACAAGAAGGCGAAGGAGATCCTCGAGAAACGGCTCCACATCATCAGCTACCTCGAGAAGAACCGCTTCGCCAAGGTCTACTTCCTCGATGAGCTGACCGCCATGGTCCCGGCCAACCAGGTCTGGGTCAAGTCGATGAAGGAAACAGAGGCGGACGTGAAGATCGACGGGTTCGCGCGGGACAACGTCGCGATCGCGAAGTTCATGCGCAACCTGGAGAAATCGAAACACCTGACCACCGTTGACCTCGTCTCGTCGAAACAAACGGAAATCGCGGGCAACAAGCTGAAGCAGTTCACCCTGTCCTGCGGTCTCAAGAAGGGGTTCTGA
- a CDS encoding polyribonucleotide nucleotidyltransferase yields the protein MSQIFKTQFAGSEISIKAQYIAGQADGAVLVTYGETVVLVTIVSSRAQREGLDFLPLTVDYQEMTFAAGKIPGGFFKREGRPNEREILICRIIDRSIRPLFPKGYNYETQLIATVLSVDGQHDSDVAALLGASAALQISNVPFNGPIAGVRIGRIDGKLVANPTSMENSDLDLFISGRKVTPGTGGRPYDVNLVMLEGGAQELSEDDIVQGINLALEAMRPVIDLQDEMQKAIGKAKRPFTPPVVDEALYRKISDLVKEGFEAAYRIPEKLDRYGKIREVREKAIETLCKDDPSLKPLVEHVIEKIDRSVLRTMILTEKRRVGGRAYDEIRPIQCEVGLLPRTHGSALFTRGETQALVTITLGTSSDEQRLDYITGEEMRSFMLHYNFPPYCVGEVKRLGSPGRREVGHGALARRALLPVIPSQEEFPYTIRTVSEILSSNGSSSMASVCGGSLSLMDAGVPVKDVVAGIAMGLLKEGDSVAVLSDILGDEDHAGDMDFKVCGTKKGITALQMDIKIDGINEQILRKALQQAKEGRFFIIDKMKETIAEPRKELSPYAPRILTLKIRPDRIRDLIGTGGKNIRQIVAETGVTIDVEDDGTVLIASADLEAADRAIAMVKWLTEEAEIGKIYMGTVKKVVDFGCFVEILPGTEGLVHISQLDTKRVAKVTDVVREGDKIPVKVLEIDSNGKIRLSRKDALGADVPKNGPF from the coding sequence ATCAAGGCACAGTACATCGCAGGCCAGGCTGACGGCGCCGTCCTCGTGACCTACGGGGAGACGGTCGTGCTCGTCACCATCGTCTCATCCCGGGCGCAGCGGGAGGGGCTCGACTTTCTGCCCCTCACCGTCGATTACCAGGAGATGACCTTCGCCGCGGGCAAGATCCCGGGCGGGTTCTTCAAGCGAGAGGGGCGGCCCAACGAGCGGGAGATCCTGATCTGCCGGATCATCGACCGGTCCATCCGCCCCCTGTTCCCCAAGGGCTACAATTACGAGACCCAGCTCATCGCCACGGTGCTCTCCGTGGACGGGCAGCACGACTCGGACGTGGCGGCCCTGCTCGGCGCCTCGGCGGCCCTGCAGATCTCCAACGTCCCCTTCAACGGGCCCATCGCCGGCGTCCGGATCGGCCGGATCGACGGCAAGCTCGTCGCCAACCCCACCTCGATGGAAAACAGCGACCTCGACCTGTTCATCTCGGGGCGCAAGGTGACCCCGGGGACGGGCGGCAGGCCCTATGACGTCAACCTCGTCATGCTCGAGGGCGGGGCCCAGGAACTGAGCGAGGATGACATCGTCCAGGGCATCAACCTCGCGCTGGAGGCCATGCGCCCCGTCATCGACCTGCAGGACGAGATGCAGAAGGCCATCGGCAAGGCCAAGCGGCCCTTCACGCCCCCCGTCGTCGATGAGGCGCTCTACCGGAAGATCTCCGACCTCGTGAAGGAGGGCTTCGAGGCGGCGTACCGGATCCCGGAGAAGCTCGACCGGTACGGAAAGATCCGGGAAGTCCGCGAGAAGGCCATCGAGACCCTCTGCAAGGACGACCCGTCGCTCAAGCCCCTCGTCGAGCACGTCATCGAGAAGATCGACCGCAGCGTTCTGCGGACCATGATCCTGACCGAAAAGCGGCGCGTCGGCGGCCGTGCCTACGACGAGATCCGGCCGATCCAGTGCGAGGTGGGCCTGCTGCCCCGCACGCACGGCTCGGCCCTCTTCACGCGGGGCGAGACGCAGGCCCTGGTGACGATCACCCTGGGGACGTCCTCCGACGAGCAGCGGCTCGACTACATCACGGGCGAGGAGATGCGCTCCTTCATGCTCCACTACAACTTTCCGCCCTACTGCGTCGGCGAGGTGAAGCGGCTCGGGAGCCCCGGCCGGCGCGAGGTCGGCCACGGGGCACTGGCCCGCAGGGCGCTGCTTCCCGTCATTCCCAGCCAGGAGGAGTTCCCCTACACGATCCGCACCGTCTCGGAGATCCTCTCCTCGAACGGCTCGTCCTCCATGGCCAGCGTCTGCGGCGGGAGCCTCTCGCTGATGGACGCGGGCGTGCCGGTGAAGGACGTCGTGGCGGGCATCGCCATGGGCCTGCTCAAGGAGGGCGACAGCGTGGCCGTCCTGTCCGACATCCTCGGCGACGAGGACCACGCCGGCGACATGGACTTCAAGGTCTGCGGCACCAAGAAGGGCATCACGGCCCTGCAGATGGACATCAAGATCGACGGCATCAACGAGCAGATCCTGCGCAAGGCGCTCCAGCAGGCCAAGGAGGGACGGTTCTTCATCATCGACAAGATGAAGGAGACGATCGCCGAACCCCGCAAGGAACTCTCCCCGTACGCCCCGAGGATCCTCACCCTGAAGATCCGGCCCGACCGGATCCGCGACCTCATCGGCACGGGCGGCAAGAACATCCGCCAGATCGTCGCCGAGACGGGGGTGACCATCGACGTCGAGGACGACGGGACGGTTCTCATCGCCTCGGCCGACCTCGAGGCCGCCGACCGGGCCATCGCCATGGTGAAATGGCTCACCGAGGAGGCCGAGATCGGCAAGATCTACATGGGCACGGTGAAGAAGGTCGTCGACTTCGGCTGCTTCGTGGAGATCCTGCCCGGCACCGAGGGGCTCGTCCACATCTCGCAGCTCGACACGAAGCGCGTCGCCAAGGTGACCGACGTGGTCAGGGAAGGCGACAAGATCCCCGTGAAGGTCCTCGAGATCGACTCGAACGGGAAGATCCGCCTGAGCCGGAAGGATGCCCTGGGTGCAGACGTACCGAAAAACGGTCCTTTCTAA
- the dut gene encoding dUTP diphosphatase — protein MKPAREQITVTVTRVDGSEDLPLPGYMTDHAAGMDLMAAVQGDLVLPPGQRALVPTGIAIALPEGFEAQIRPRSGLALKHGVTLLNTPGTIDADYRGEIRVILINHGAEPFVVRRGDRIAQMIVAPVCWVRWDPQPGLPATERGDGGFGHTG, from the coding sequence ATGAAACCGGCCAGAGAGCAAATCACTGTCACCGTCACGCGGGTCGACGGTTCGGAGGACCTTCCCCTTCCGGGCTACATGACGGACCACGCGGCGGGGATGGACCTCATGGCCGCCGTGCAGGGCGACCTGGTCCTTCCCCCGGGTCAGCGTGCCCTCGTCCCCACGGGCATCGCCATCGCCCTGCCGGAGGGCTTCGAGGCGCAGATCCGGCCCCGGAGCGGCCTCGCCCTGAAACACGGGGTGACCCTCCTGAACACGCCGGGCACCATCGACGCCGATTACCGCGGCGAGATCCGCGTCATCCTGATCAATCACGGCGCCGAGCCCTTCGTCGTCCGGCGGGGGGACCGGATCGCCCAGATGATCGTCGCGCCGGTCTGCTGGGTCCGGTGGGATCCGCAGCCCGGCTTGCCCGCCACGGAACGGGGCGACGGCGGCTTCGGGCACACCGGGTAA